A genomic stretch from Puntigrus tetrazona isolate hp1 chromosome 6, ASM1883169v1, whole genome shotgun sequence includes:
- the raly gene encoding RNA-binding protein Raly codes for MSLKVQTSNITNKNDPKSINSRVFIGNLNTAVVKKSDVETIFSKYGRVLGCSVHKGYAFVQYANERHARGAVIGENGRVLAGQTLDINMAGEPKPNRPKGLKRTAATLYSGYDFDYDYYRDDFYDRLFEYRGRVSPVPRAVPAKRPRVAVPVVRRVKSLPVKLLTRSTILPNSSVKHKLKSTELQAIKSELTAIKSNIDALLGRLDQITEDKYCTTELQKADDMKSELSQDESGSESEELQHSDVEDGEEHTHEECDEDMENNHISEMDSILQ; via the exons ATGTCGCTGAAAGTCCAGACGAGCAACATTACCAACAAAAATGACCCGAAATCTATCAACTCGCGCGTGTTTATCGGCAACCTGAACACAGCAGTGGTGAAGAAGAGCGACGTAGAGACGATCTTCTCTAAATATGGCCGTGTGTTGGGCTGCTCGGTTCACAAAGGCTACGCCTTCGTTCAGTACGCTAACGAGAGACACGCTCGTGGAGCCGTCATTGGAGAAAATGGACGTGTACTTGCTGGACAGACCCTCG ACATTAACATGGCAGGTGAACCCAAACCCAACAGGCCTAAAGGGCTAAAGAGAACCGCAGCGACATTATACAG TGGTTATGATTTTGACTATGATTACTACAGAGATGACTTCTATGACAG aCTGTTTGAGTACAGAGGCAGAGTATCGCCGGTTCCCAGAGCGGTTCCAGCAAAGCGCCCCCGTGTGGCAGTGCCGGTCGTCCGCAGGGTGAAGTCATTACCTGTCAAACTCCTGACCAGATCCACTATCCTTCCCAACAGCTCTGTCAAACACAAGT TGAAATCAACCGAGCTGCAGGCTATCAAATCAGAACTGACGGCGATCAAGTCCAACATCGACGCGCTGCTGGGACGCCTAGACCAGATCACAGAGGACAAATACTGCACCACAG AGTTGCAGAAGGCAGACGATATGAAGAGCGAACTGTCTCAGGACGAGTCGGGCTCAGAGTCAGAGGAACTGCAGCACAGCGACGTGGAGGACGGAGAGGAGCACACACACGAGGAATGTGACGAAGACATG GAAAACAATCACATATCTGAAATGGATTCCATTCTTCAATAA